The Peribacillus simplex genome contains the following window.
AGGCCCGCCAAATACGCCGCCCCGAGTGCCGTAGTTTCGTTTATTGTCGGCCTTTCGACTGGCACCTGTAATAAATCGCTTTGGAACTGCATTAAAAAGTCATTCTTGACTGCCCCGCCATCCACTCTCAATGTCTGCAGCTCGATTCCCGAATCCGCCTCCATTGCATCAAGGACATCCTTCGTTTGATACGCCAGTGATTCAAGTGTGGCACGAATGAAATGTTCTTTTGATGTCCCGCGCGTCAAACCAAAAATGGCTCCCCGTACTTCACTGTCCCAATATGGAGTCCCAAGCCCAACAAACGCCGGTACTACATATACTCCATCTGTACTTTCCACCCGCTTTGCGTAAGCTTCGCTGTCCTTGGCATCATTAAGCATCCGCAGACCATCACGCAGCCATTGGATTGCGGAGCCAGCTACGAATATACTGCCTTCCAATGCATATTCAACCTTCCCATTCAATCCCCAAGCAAGTGTCGTCAATAGTCCGTGTTCGGAACTGACAGCCTTGGCTCCCGTATTCATAAGCATGAAACAACCTGTTCCATACGTATTTTTTGCCATTCCTTCATTAAAACAAGCTTGGCCAAATAATGCCGCCTGTTGGTCACCGGCTGCTCCTGCGATTGGAATCGACTGGCCGAAGAAATGATATTCAATCGTATGGGCATACACTTCAGAAGAAGGTCTAACCTCTGGCAGCATCGACTTCGGCACAGTCAATATCTCCAGCAGTTCTTCATCCCATTTCAGTTCATGGATATTGTACATCAATGTCCGGGATGCATTGGAATAGTCCGTTACGTGAGCTTTGCCTCCTGAAAGCTTCCAGATCAGCCAAGAATCGATGGTACCGA
Protein-coding sequences here:
- the glpK gene encoding glycerol kinase GlpK, which gives rise to MEKYILSLDQGTTSSRAILFNEKGEIVHSSQKEFTQHFPKPGWVEHNANEIWGSILAVIAGVLSESGVKPEQIAGIGITNQRETAVVWDKETGTPVYNAIVWQSRQTSEICDDLKEKGLNDLFRDKTGLLIDAYFSGTKVKWILDNVEGARQRAEEGKLLFGTIDSWLIWKLSGGKAHVTDYSNASRTLMYNIHELKWDEELLEILTVPKSMLPEVRPSSEVYAHTIEYHFFGQSIPIAGAAGDQQAALFGQACFNEGMAKNTYGTGCFMLMNTGAKAVSSEHGLLTTLAWGLNGKVEYALEGSIFVAGSAIQWLRDGLRMLNDAKDSEAYAKRVESTDGVYVVPAFVGLGTPYWDSEVRGAIFGLTRGTSKEHFIRATLESLAYQTKDVLDAMEADSGIELQTLRVDGGAVKNDFLMQFQSDLLQVPVERPTINETTALGAAYLAGLAVGYWKDQEEISQQWAVDKTFKPSMEVQDRDKLYEGWKKAVHAAMAFK